One Manihot esculenta cultivar AM560-2 chromosome 6, M.esculenta_v8, whole genome shotgun sequence DNA segment encodes these proteins:
- the LOC110617362 gene encoding uncharacterized protein LOC110617362 — MYAANALERLIVWARIPCLPIEYYNDEFLLRIGSLLEKPIKVDRNTSMVSRGHYARICIEINMEKPLVAKFKLRRRVRPVEYEGLHLVCFSCGRYGHDAEKCLVRGGSGGAGNLAGKAHANDPIDLDKDKGRAIPNNPMIVNDYGDWMLVKKDKRNFKKVFNKVLVNKESSKEKFSAKEKGAKPLTDRSNQYAALEINEPAPVEPMQLPPSNTIDTGSF; from the coding sequence ATGTATGCTGCTAATGCTTTAGAACGACTTATAGTCTGGGCCAGGATTCCTTGCTTACCTATTGAATATTACAATGACGAGTTCCTTTTGAGAATTGGGAGCTTGCTCGAAAAACCTATTAAGGTGGATCGCAATACAAGTATGGTGAGTAGAGGACACTACGCTAGGATTTGCATTGAGATTAACATGGAAAAACCCTTAGTGGCCAAATTCAAGCTTCGCCGACGTGTTAGACCAGTGGAATATGAAGGGCTCCACCTGGTGTGTTTCAGTTGCGGTAGATATGGCCATGACGCCGAGAAGTGCCTGGTGAGGGGAGGTTCTGGCGGTGCCGGTAATCTTGCGGGGAAAGCCCATGCCAATGATCCGATTGATTTGgataaggataagggaagagcaATCCCTAATAATCCTATGATTGTCAATGATTATGGGGATTGGATGCTTGTCAAAAAAGATAAGAGGAATTTCAAAAAAGTCTTTAACAAAGTCCTAGTCAACAAGGAGTCTTCAAAAGAGAAATTTTCTGCTAAGGAAAAAGGGGCAAAACCTTTGACGGACCGTTCTAATCAATATGCTGCTTTGGAGATTAATGAGCCAGCTCCTGTTGAGCCCATGCAACTACCCCCCTCTAATACTATTGATACGGGCTCATTCTAA